One region of Primulina tabacum isolate GXHZ01 chromosome 17, ASM2559414v2, whole genome shotgun sequence genomic DNA includes:
- the LOC142531531 gene encoding translocon-associated protein subunit alpha-like has product MAIRVLLILCLLLMSPSILQVARCEPDPDAEVVESAEEGDIGIIGEDAQDFGSGSFGPAPGVETVCVFPKNPSKLVAAGEESELLVGIKNEGDSSINVIAIHASVHPAYDPSYLLQNLSAQAFNNASVPPSAQATFPYLFAVSKFLQSGAYILMGTIVYEIDQHPYQSTFYNGTVEVTEPGGLLSVESVFLFCLGAALLGLLGFWIRSQIQEFSKKTKKAPKVEVGTKTTDVSMDEWLQGTAYTRSQANQSKKKK; this is encoded by the exons ATGGCAATTAGGGTTCTTCTGATTCTATGTCTGCTTCTCATGTCGCCTTCAATTTTACAAG TCGCCAGATGTGAGCCAGACCCTGATGCAGAAGTTGTTGAATCAGCTGAGGAAGGAGATATTGGGATCATTGGTGAGGATGCCCAAGACTTCGGTAGTGGGAGTTTTGGTCCTGCTCCAGGGGTGGAAACAGTTTGTGTTTTCCCCAAAAATCCCTCTAAAT TGGTTGCAGCAGGGGAGGAAAGTGAACTCTTAGTTGGAATAAAAAATGAAG GGGATTCAAGTATTAATGTTATTGCGATCCACGCCAGTGTTCATCCCGCATATGATCCAAGTTACTTGTTGCAAAATCTTTCTGCACAG GCTTTTAACAATGCTTCGGTTCCTCCATCAGCTCAAGCAACTTTCCCTTATCTTTTTGCCGTTAGCAAGTTCTTACAG TCTGGTGCATACATTCTCATGGGAACTATTGTTTACGAGATTGACCAGCACCCATACCAGAGTACTTTCTACAATGGGACCGTTGAAGTTACTGAGCCAGGTGGTCTGCTCAGTGTTGAGTCAGTTTTCTTGTTTTGCCTGGGTGCCGCCCTTCTTGGTCTTCTAGGATTTTGGATACGTAGTCAAATACAAGAATTCTCAAAG AAAACCAAGAAGGCACCAAAGGTGGAAGTTGGAACTAAGACAACGGACGTCTCAATGGATGAATGGTTGCAG GGAACTGCATATACACGGTCTCAGGCCAACCAatcgaagaagaagaaatag
- the LOC142530705 gene encoding uncharacterized protein LOC142530705 — protein MSCCIFCVARRFSYEPPSFCCDSGKIRLALPVAPTILIDLFKDVSTPSALLFRRKIRLYNSLFAFTSFVARLDKNLASSNHGVYTFRVSGQVFHSLPPLVPLKDRPKYFQLYFWDSDNELHNRMSVVDDSDVDEGIMLLLMDLLKVNPYAQLLKRINQYPMSRGLRLHICKNVLVDQRCYNSPSADQVAAIWLEGSDIVNIPYDRDIFVHGNDGLMHQTMHYFGCYDPLQYPLFFPYGDSGWHQHIPKISNDLASGDVVIDVMPNSNVSSFSEVVPYFTSAVHGKNDGMVSCREYYCYKLQIRDTDMSVLLYGGRLLQQFVVDMYIKLETTRLDYHRRNQSEIRAEMYQGIVDSVVNGETRGSEIGHRVVLPASFIGGPRDMRKRYLDAIALVRALGKPDLFITMTCNPECKEIKDNLFVGQVAQDRPDLVSRLLQKPTKYIITTTIEDGYETGKITLFGKVATYFVGCSVEDFIQIHNQNLPNNPYKNLLNQPSSKLYTFLFKLDNSVEKRDGVLKIVAEANEIHDKYPTTNVNQETKISEDYQVN, from the exons ATGTCATGTTGTATTTTTTGTGTTGCTAGGAGGTTTTCTTACGAACCTCCATCGTTCTGCTGTGATTCTGGCAAGATTAGGCTGGCTTTACCGGTTGCTCCGACAATTCTTATCGACTTGTTTAAAGACGTGTCGACTCCTTCTGCTCTTTTGTTCCGTCGAAAAATCCGCCTTTATAACAGTCTATTTGCGTTCACTTCTTTCGTTGCTCGACTTGATAAGAATTTAGCTTCATCGAATCATGGCGTGTATACATTTCGTGTATCGGGCCAAGTGTTTCATTCATTGCCTCCTCTTGTCCCATTAAAGGACAGACCCAAATATTTCCAACTCTATTTCTGGGATAGCGATAATGAGTTGCATAACAGAATGTCTGTTGTTGATGATTCAGATGTCGATGAGGGCATTATGTTGTTGTTAATGGATTTATTAAAGGTTAACCCATATGCCCAGCTTCTAAAAAGGATAAATCAATATCCTATGAGTAGAGGCCTAAGATTGCATATTTGTAAGAATGTGCTTGTTGATCAAAGGTGTTATAATTCTCCATCTGCAGATCAAGTTGCAGCTATTTGGTTGGAAGGTAGTGATATTGTGAATATTCCTTACGATCGAGATATATTCGTGCACGGAAATGATGGGCTAATGCATCAAACAATGCATTATTTTGGATGTTATGATCCATTGCAGTATCCGTTGTTTTTCCCGTATGGTGATAGTGGTTGGCATCAGCATATCCCTAAAATTAGTAATGATTTAGCCTCTGGAGATGTTGTCATTGATGTTATGCCAAATTCAAATGTTTCTTCTTTTTCCGAGGTTGTCCCGTATTTCACCAGCG CCGTCCATGGGAAAAATGATGGGATGGTGTCGTGCAGGGAGTATTACTGTTATAAGTTGCAGATTCGAGATACTGATATGTCTGTTTTGTTGTATGGTGGAAGATTGTTGCAACAGTTTGTTGTTGATATGTACATCAAGTTGGAAACAACACGACTTGACTACCATCGACGAAATCAATCAGAGATCCGAGCCGAAATGTATCAAGGAATAGTTGATAGTGTTGTTAATGGAGAAACTCGTGGAAGTGAAATCGGACACCGTGTTGTTCTTCCTGCATCATTTATTGGAGGGCCTAGAGATATGCGTAAGAGGTATCTTGATGCGATTGCTTTGGTAAGAGCGCTTGGGAAGCCAGATTTGTTTATTACGATGACTTGTAATCCAGAATGTAAAGAAATTAAAGACAATCTTTTTGTTGGTCAAGTTGCTCAAGATCGCCCAGATTTAGTTTCACGC CTGCTACAAAAACCAACAAA GTACATAATAACAACTACAATTGAAGATGGGTATGAGACAGGAAAAATAACATTATTTGGAAAAGTTGCAACATATTTTGTTGGATGTTCTGTTGAAGATTTCATTCAAATTCATAACCAG AATTTACCAAATAACCCATATAAAAATTTGCTAAATCAACCGAGCTCCAAGCTCTACACATTCTTGTTCAAGTTGGATAATTCAGTGGAAAAACGTGATGGAGTGTTAAAGATTGTGGCTGAAGCTAATGAGATACATGACAAATATCCAACAACAAATGTCAATCAGGAAACAAAGATCTCGGAAGATTATCAAGTCAACTAA
- the LOC142531649 gene encoding uncharacterized protein LOC142531649 yields MRAPRRPIEVVSSWVRRQPPKVKAFLAVISGMATLVLLRAIVHDHDNLFVAAEGVHSIGISVLIYKLMKEKTCAGISLKSQELTAIFLAVRLYCSFVMEYDIHTLLDMATLATTLWVIYMIRLKLRSSYMEDKDNFALYYVLVPCAVLALLIHPSTSHHLVNRIAWAFCVYLEAISVLPQLRVMQNTKIVEPFTAHYVFALGVARFLSCAHWVLQVLDSRGHLLVALGHGLWPSMVLLSEIVQTFILADFCYYYIKSVFGGQLVLRLPSGVV; encoded by the exons ATGAGGGCTCCACGAAGACCGATCGAAGTTGTGTCGTCGTGGGTGCGGCGGCAGCCGCCCAAGGTGAAGGCTTTTCTTGCTGTCATCAGTGGTATGGCGACGCTCGTGCTCCTCCGAGCAATTGTACACGATCACGATAATCTTTTCGTCGCCGCGGAGGGGGTTCACTCGATTGGAATCTCTGTGCTTATTTACAAGCTTATGAAGGAGAAAACTTGCGCAG GGATTTCACTCAAATCCCAGGAGCTGACAGCTATCTTTTTGGCTGTTAGATTGTATTGCAGTTTTGTTATGGAATATGACATACACACGTTGCTTGACATGGCTACACTAGCTACAACCTTGTGGGTTATTTACATGATTCGTCTGAAGCTAAGGTCAAGTTACATGGAGGATAAAGACAATTTTGCACTATATTATGTG TTGGTCCCTTGTGCTGTTTTAGCTCTATTGATACACCCATCTACATCACATCACTTAGTCAACCGGATTGCTTGGGCCTTCTGTGTTTACCTTGAAGCCATTTCCGTCTTACCTCAACTACGCGTCATGCAAAACACTAAG ATTGTTGAACCATTTACAGCTCATTATGTTTTTGCATTGGGTGTTGCGAGGTTTCTGAGTTGTGCTCATTGGGTTCTCCAG GTGTTGGACAGCCGTGGTCATCTTCTCGTGGCATTGGGCCATGGACTATGGCCATCAATGGTTCTTTTATCAGAAATAGTTCAAACGTTCATCCTGGCCGACTTTTGTTATTATTACATTAAAAG TGTCTTTGGAGGGCAGCTCGTGCTGCGCCTTCCTTCTGGAGTGGTGTAA
- the LOC142531423 gene encoding uncharacterized protein LOC142531423 isoform X1, with protein sequence MRVHSLCQTALWGVFFVSLLGICSADDKTLFEVVGAAECADCNEYDIKSAAEAFSGLSVSVDCKLEHGETKRMGDITKLDEDGKFKISVSQLHQDCYVQLHSAAAVPCIAHNGVESTKIVLKSQTNGIQTFGPSKNPQFSTATCASKTSWHFFKHPPFPYTHPWKKKFFKPPVPVYKPPVPEHKPPVPVYKPPVPEHKPPVPVYKPKPPVHKPPVPVYKPKPPVHKPPVPVYKPKPKPKPKPPVHKPPVPVHKPKPPVPVYKPKPPVYKPPVTVHKPPVPVYHPKPPVYKKPFHPFPKFKFPPKHFHHPKFGHFHHPKFGHFPPLPPHHP encoded by the exons ATGAGGGTTCATTCCCTTTGTCAGACAGCCCTTTGGGGTGTTTTCTTTGTGTCTTTATTGGGGATTTGCAGTGCAGATGACAAGACATTGTTCGAGGTTGTCGGGGCAGCAGAGTGTGCTGATTGCAATGAGTATGACATTAAAAGTGCCGCTGAGGCATTTTCAG GTCTCAGTGTGAGCGTTGATTGTAAGCTCGAACACGGGGAAACAAAAAGAATGGGAGATATAACCAAGCTCGACGAAGATGGAAAATTTAAGATCTCAGTCTCACAACTCCATCAAGATTGCTACGTGCAGCTCCACAGCGCCGCCGCAGTCCCCTGCATTGCCCATAATGGCGTCGAATCCACGAAAATCGTATTGAAATCCCAAACGAATGGTATTCAAACCTTCGGGCCGAGTAAAAATCCGCAGTTCTCAACTGCGACGTGTGCTTCCAAAACCTCTTGGCATTTCTTCAAGCACCCGCCTTTTCCATACACCCATCCGTGGAAGAAAAAGTTCTTCAAGCCGCCTGTCCCCGTCTACAAGCCACCAGTTCCAGAGCACAAGCCGCCCGTCCCCGTCTACAAGCCACCAGTTCCAGAACACAAGCCGCCCGTCCCCGTCTACAAACCAAAACCACCAGTTCACAAGCCGCCGGTTCCCGTCTACAAGCCAAAACCACCAGTTCACAAGCCGCCGGTTCCCGTCTACAAGccaaaaccaaaaccaaaaccaaaaccACCAGTTCACAAGCCACCAGTCCCCGTCCACAAGCCAAAGCCGCCGGTCCCCGTCTACAAGCCAAAACCACCCGTTTACAAGCCACCGGTAACAGTACACAAACCACCGGTTCCAGTCTACCATCCAAAACCACCAGTGTATAAGAAGCCATTCCATCCATTCCCGAAGTTCAAATTTCCTCCAAAGCACTTCCACCACCCCAAATTCGGACACTTCCACCACCCCAAATTCGGGCACTTCCCACCACTACCTCCGCACCATCCTTAA
- the LOC142531423 gene encoding uncharacterized protein LOC142531423 isoform X2 gives MRVHSLCQTALWGVFFVSLLGICSADDKTLFEVVGAAECADCNEYDIKSAAEAFSGLSVSVDCKLEHGETKRMGDITKLDEDGKFKISVSQLHQDCYVQLHSAAAVPCIAHNGVESTKIVLKSQTNGIQTFGPSKNPQFSTATCASKTSWHFFKHPPFPYTHPWKKKFFKPPVPVYKPPVPEHKPPVPVYKPPVPEHKPPVPVYKPKPPVHKPPVPVYKPKPPVHKPPVPVYKPKPKPKPKPPVHKPPVPVHKPKPPVPVYKPKPPVYKPPVTVHKPPVPKPFHPFPKFKFPPKHFHHPKFGHFHHPKFGHFPPLPPHHP, from the exons ATGAGGGTTCATTCCCTTTGTCAGACAGCCCTTTGGGGTGTTTTCTTTGTGTCTTTATTGGGGATTTGCAGTGCAGATGACAAGACATTGTTCGAGGTTGTCGGGGCAGCAGAGTGTGCTGATTGCAATGAGTATGACATTAAAAGTGCCGCTGAGGCATTTTCAG GTCTCAGTGTGAGCGTTGATTGTAAGCTCGAACACGGGGAAACAAAAAGAATGGGAGATATAACCAAGCTCGACGAAGATGGAAAATTTAAGATCTCAGTCTCACAACTCCATCAAGATTGCTACGTGCAGCTCCACAGCGCCGCCGCAGTCCCCTGCATTGCCCATAATGGCGTCGAATCCACGAAAATCGTATTGAAATCCCAAACGAATGGTATTCAAACCTTCGGGCCGAGTAAAAATCCGCAGTTCTCAACTGCGACGTGTGCTTCCAAAACCTCTTGGCATTTCTTCAAGCACCCGCCTTTTCCATACACCCATCCGTGGAAGAAAAAGTTCTTCAAGCCGCCTGTCCCCGTCTACAAGCCACCAGTTCCAGAGCACAAGCCGCCCGTCCCCGTCTACAAGCCACCAGTTCCAGAACACAAGCCGCCCGTCCCCGTCTACAAACCAAAACCACCAGTTCACAAGCCGCCGGTTCCCGTCTACAAGCCAAAACCACCAGTTCACAAGCCGCCGGTTCCCGTCTACAAGccaaaaccaaaaccaaaaccaaaaccACCAGTTCACAAGCCACCAGTCCCCGTCCACAAGCCAAAGCCGCCGGTCCCCGTCTACAAGCCAAAACCACCCGTTTACAAGCCACCGGTAACAGTACACAAACCACCGGTTCCA AAGCCATTCCATCCATTCCCGAAGTTCAAATTTCCTCCAAAGCACTTCCACCACCCCAAATTCGGACACTTCCACCACCCCAAATTCGGGCACTTCCCACCACTACCTCCGCACCATCCTTAA